The Microbulbifer hydrolyticus genome has a segment encoding these proteins:
- a CDS encoding GNAT family N-acetyltransferase, translating to MFQRTTSRLVLTELSREDSALMLAILNDPDFVRNVADRGVRTLQAAEDYLQRGPIASYREHNFGMYKVALRDGRPIGLCGLVKRDFLEDVDIGYALLPEYRGQGYALEAAREVMDFACNELRLPRILAIVSPANVPSIRLLEKIGLRREGNILLPGESEEIALLAWQGATIE from the coding sequence ATGTTTCAACGCACAACCAGCAGGCTCGTGCTTACTGAGCTTTCCCGGGAAGACAGCGCGCTGATGCTCGCCATCCTCAATGACCCGGACTTTGTCCGCAATGTCGCCGACCGCGGTGTTCGAACACTGCAAGCGGCCGAGGATTATCTGCAACGCGGCCCGATTGCTTCCTATCGCGAACACAACTTCGGCATGTACAAGGTTGCCCTCAGGGACGGCCGCCCTATCGGTCTGTGTGGTTTGGTCAAACGTGACTTTCTAGAGGACGTGGATATCGGCTATGCATTGCTGCCGGAATACCGCGGCCAGGGATATGCGCTGGAAGCGGCACGGGAGGTGATGGATTTTGCCTGTAATGAACTGCGACTGCCGCGGATTCTCGCCATTGTCTCTCCCGCCAATGTACCGTCCATTCGCCTGCTGGAGAAAATCGGGTTACGCCGCGAGGGAAATATCCTGCTTCCGGGCGAAAGTGAGGAAATCGCACTTCTGGCATGGCAGGGCGCAACCATCGAATAA
- a CDS encoding alpha/beta fold hydrolase yields MNKKSDLPWCTTATIRLLLASLCVLFAGAAGAACRDSVVLVHGNTGEPADWINTYNELRNRGYSASELYLPDWGSKSCPTCNNHDGSEETPVRNAIKTAIASSCTGKIDVIGHSMGVTLAAQQIIKLGEQSRVDAFVGIAGAYRGLWSCGTYPYNVWNSTCGYNGLSVSSPFLDWLYGKPIAGRVYSIKSWSDQIVCVTGVCTVGGVHSSRIAGEQATYSFSYGHFGLQEYTYDLQADLL; encoded by the coding sequence ATGAATAAAAAGAGCGATCTGCCCTGGTGCACCACGGCCACAATCCGACTGTTACTTGCGTCCCTGTGTGTACTGTTTGCCGGTGCCGCCGGCGCAGCCTGCCGCGACAGCGTGGTCCTGGTGCACGGCAATACCGGTGAACCGGCGGACTGGATCAATACCTATAACGAGTTGCGCAACCGCGGTTACAGTGCGAGTGAGCTCTACCTGCCGGACTGGGGCTCGAAGTCTTGCCCCACCTGCAACAATCACGATGGCAGTGAGGAAACTCCGGTACGCAACGCCATCAAAACGGCCATCGCCAGCTCCTGCACCGGCAAGATCGACGTTATCGGCCACTCCATGGGTGTAACGCTGGCGGCGCAGCAGATTATCAAGCTGGGTGAACAGAGCCGGGTGGATGCTTTCGTGGGTATTGCCGGGGCCTACCGGGGGCTATGGAGTTGCGGCACCTACCCCTACAACGTGTGGAACAGCACCTGTGGCTATAACGGACTGTCGGTGTCGAGCCCGTTCCTGGACTGGTTGTACGGCAAGCCCATCGCCGGGCGGGTGTACAGTATCAAAAGCTGGTCGGACCAGATTGTGTGTGTGACAGGCGTATGCACCGTTGGTGGCGTTCACTCCAGCCGCATCGCGGGGGAGCAGGCCACCTACTCCTTTAGCTATGGCCACTTCGGGCTGCAGGAATACACCTACGACCTGCAGGCTGACTTGCTCTAG